One genomic segment of Brassica napus cultivar Da-Ae chromosome A3, Da-Ae, whole genome shotgun sequence includes these proteins:
- the LOC106361720 gene encoding peptidyl-prolyl cis-trans isomerase FKBP53-like has protein sequence MVFWGIEVKPGKPQAYNPENEQGTLHLTQATLGAGLGKEKSVIQCSIGGNAPVYLCSLLPNKSECCPLNLEFDDNDEAVEFSVTGDRSIHLSGFLQAYDEEEEECGEDDYEDDSDGIDIGDTESGESEYDSEEDEDHMDEFEDFIDHNLDMYRQSSVPNSGVVIEEIEDEEKPATDDKTKRSKKKSKASKDESANKQIVVKESAHAPVLESEDEDGLPILKEKTPETEKKSAAKMDVDDVEQGSNKKRKAKAPEQESVNKNKKKKNQKEKKNEESASKGEADEKAETEDVLKKEETSQSSSNPKAQNGAANNAMSENSKTPVESAEKKKKKKKKSNEEAKEESKAISSRTYPNGLVVEEIRMGKPNGKKATPGKQVSVCYTGKLQKNGEVFDSNKNGFKFRLGVGQVIKGWDVGVNGMRIGDKRKLTIPPSMGYGAKGAGGDIPPNAWLTFDVELLDVK, from the exons ATGGTGTTCTGGG GAATCGAAGTGAAGCCTGGGAAGCCTCAAGCTTACAATCCCGAAAACGAGCAAGGGACGCTACACCTCACCCAG GCAACTCTAGGTGCTGGTTTAGGCAAAGAGAAGAGTGTGATCCAATGCTCCATAGGAGGAAACGCACCTGTTTACTTGTGTTCGTTGTTGCCTAACAAATCCGAATGTTGCCCTCTGAATCTTGAGTTTGACGATAACGACGAGGCGGTTGAGTTCTCCGTGACTGGTGACAGAAGCATCCACCTTTCTGGATTCTTGCAGGCTtatgatgaggaggaggaggagtgtGGGGAGGATGATTATGAAGATGATTC AGATGGTATTGATATTGGTGACACTGAGTCTGGAGAGTCTGAGTATGATAGTGAAGAGGATGAGGATCATATGGATGAATTTGAGGATTTCATTGATCACAATCTTGATATGTATCGGCAATCTTCTGTTCCAAACAGTGGAG TTGTAATTGAGGAGATAGAAGATGAGGAGAAGCCCGCCACAGATGATAAGACAAAGCGATCCAAGAAGAAGAGTAAAGCTAGCAAAGATGAGAGCGCAAATAAGCAAATCGTTGTCAAGGAGAGCGCCCATGCTCCAGTTCTGGAAAGCGAAGATGAAGATGGTTTACCTATTCTTAAAGAGAAAACACCTGAAACAGAGAAGAAGTCTGCTGCGAAGATGGACGTAGATGATGTCGAACAAGGTAGCAACAAAAAACGCAAGGCCAAGGCTCCTGAGCAAGAAAG tgtaaacaagaacaaaaagaagaaaaatcagaaagagaagaagaatgagGAAAGTGCCTCGAAAGGGGAAGCTGATGAAAAAGCTGAGACGGAAGATGTGCTGAAAAAGGAGGAGACGAGCCAAAGTTCTTCAAACCCAAAAGCTCAAAATGGAGCTGCTAACAATGCCAT GAGTGAAAACTCCAAGACTCCAGTTGAATCTgctgagaagaaaaagaaaaagaaaaagaagtcaAATGAGGAAGCTAAAGAAGAGAGCAAAGCTATTTCTAGTAGGACATACCCAAATGGACTCGTTGTTGAGGAGATACGCATGGGCAAACCCAACGGCAAGAAAGCTACTCCTGGAAAGCAG GTTAGTGTCTGCTACACAGGAAAACTTCAGAAGAATGGGGAGGTCTTCGATTCCAATAAAAATGGTTTTAAGTTCCGTCTAG GTGTTGGACAGGTCATTAAGGGATGGGATGTTGGTGTTAACG GAATGAGGATTGGTGACAAAAGAAAGCTTACAATTCCACCATCAATGGG GTACGGTGCTAAGGGTGCTGGTGGCGATATTCCTCCTAATGCTTGGTTGACGTTTGACGTCGAACTGTTGGATGTTAAGTAA
- the LOC106361721 gene encoding AT-hook motif nuclear-localized protein 3-like — protein sequence MEEREGTNNVTSFGLNQQQQHEAAASSYPMDPPRPDNPNPFSAPPITSSSSAAAAVENAAPQFSLTMPAAETGSSEQKKKRGRPRKYNPDGTLAVTLSPMPISSSVPLSSEFPPRKRGRGRGRSSRWLKKSQMFQFDRSPVVTNLTGAGVAAAADFAGANFTPYVLTVNAGEDVTMKIMTFSQQGSRAICILSANGPISNVTLRQSTTSGGTLTYEGRFEILSLTGSFMQNDSGGTRSRAGGMSVCLAGPDGRVFGGGLAGLFLAAGPVQVMVGTFIAGQEQSQLQLAKERRQRFGSQPSSISFNFTAEERKARFERLNNSVAIAAPTPSYQHENTANAVHSYYTNSVNHVKEPFSSMPGDGGHEEGEGEEDDNELEGDEDGEFGGDSQSDNEIPS from the exons ATGGAGGAGAGAGAAGGAACCAACAACGTCACCAGCTTCGGTCtgaaccaacaacaacaacatgaagcTGCTGCTTCTTCTTACCCGATGGACCCACCACGACCCGATAACCCGAACCCGTTTTCCGCCCCACCCatcacttcttcttcctccgccGCCGCGGCTGTGGAGAATGCGGCTCCTCAGTTCAGCTTAACAATGCCGGCGGCGGAGACCGGCTCCTCCGAGCAGAAAAAGAAGAGGGGAAGGCCGAGAAAGTATAACCCCGACGGGACTCTCGCAGTGACTCTCTCTCCGATGCCAATCTCCTCCTCTGTTCCTTTGTCGTCGGAGTTTCCTCCCAGGAAGCGAGGAAGAGGACGTGGCAGGTCTAGTCGGTGGCTCAAGAAGTCCCAGATGTTCCAGTTCGACAGGAGTCCTG TTGTTACCAATTTGACAGGTGCAGGAGTTGCTGCCGCTGCAGATTTTGCGGGAGCAAACTTTACACCGTATGTGCTCACAGTAAACGCTGGAGAG GATGTGACGATGAAGATAATGACATTCTCTCAGCAAGGTTCTCGTGCTATATGCATCCTCTCAGCTAACGGTCCCATCTCCAATGTTACGCTGCGTCAATCTACTACATCCGGTGGTACCCTAACTTACGAG GGTCGTTTTGAGATTCTCTCTTTGACGGGTTCGTTTATGCAAAACGACTCCGGAGGAACTCGAAGTAGAGCTGGTGGTATGAGTGTATGTCTCGCAGGACCAGACGGTCGTGTCTTTGGTGGAGGACTCGCTGGTCTCTTTCTTGCTGCTGGTCCTGTCCAG GTGATGGTCGGGACATTTATAGCGGGTCAGGAGCAGTCACAGCTGCAGCTAGCAAAAGAAAGACGGCAAAGATTCGGGTCTCAACCATCTTCCATCTCCTTTAACTTCACTGCTGAAGAAAGGAAGGCGAGATTCGAGAGGCTTAACAACTCTGTCGCCATAGCTGCACCAACTCCTTCGTATCAGCATGAGAACACAGCGAACGCGGTTCACAGTTACTACACAAACTCGGTTAACCACGTCAAGGAGCCTTTCTCTTCCATGCCAGGAGATGGAGGACATGAGGAGGGAGAAGGTGAAGAGGATGACAATGAGTTAGAAGGTGATGAGGACGGAGAGTTTGGAGGTGATAGCCAATCAGACAACGAGATTCCgagctga
- the LOC106409631 gene encoding uncharacterized protein LOC106409631 codes for MSDESGSPTFIIADFSDDDAANENWPEIEFRSPEDEAWYGVDVWELCDSLVVTFNGFSFEYDEVYSPDDFKNSDELKEFEERFRACSVQMQDTECATLAQGTKVCATCPSVAGEVKFYDAIVVNVSREKHGVDEEGNEVCGCDYKLYWNQGPFVNNVTSAKVGDICLVQEDKRMKPKVVTFLKEARRQLLGEAPQGKETEWQKILKKVTSAIRDHNLDPSVPENQG; via the exons ATGTCTGACGAGAGTGGAAGTCCGACGTTCATCATCGCCGATTTCTCAGACGACGACGCGGCTAACGAAAACTGGCCGGAGATTGAGTTCCGGTCACCGGAGGACGAGGCTTGGTACGGTGTGGACGTGTGGGAGTTGTGCGACTCTCTGGTGGTCACCTTCAACGGCTTCTCCTTCGAGTACGACGAGGTGTACTCGCCGGACGATTTCAAGAACTCCGACGAGTTAAAAGAGTTCGAAGAGAGGTTCCGTGCTTGCTCCGTTCAGATGCAAGACACCGAGTGCGCGACGCTCGCGCAAGGCACGAAGGTCTGCGCCACGTGTCCTTCCGTCGCCGGGGAAGTCAAGTTCTACGACGCCATCGTCGTTAAC GTGTCGAGGGAGAAGCATGGTGTGGACGAGGAAGGGAACGAAGTGTGTGGATGTGATTACAAACTATACTGGAACCAAGGTCCTTTCGTTAACAATGTTACGTCTGCAAAAGTTGGTGACATTTGTCTTGTTCAGGAAGATAAACGAATGAAGCCGAAAGTTGTCACTTTCTTGAAAGAAGCTAGGAGGCAGCTTCTTGGAGAAGCTCCCCAAG GAAAAGAAACAGAGTGGCAAAAGATACTTAAGAAGGTCACTTCTGCTATTCGAGACCACAACTTAGATCCATCTGTTCCAGAGAATCAAGGTTAA